Proteins from one Impatiens glandulifera chromosome 2, dImpGla2.1, whole genome shotgun sequence genomic window:
- the LOC124924548 gene encoding uncharacterized protein LOC124924548, giving the protein MGYFNGFSNFAASSIRAASSFPDTIYASRFKEELLFVFRLHSLRLPRGFSEFGVDGGPAAKTLKPKFNIFLKHATDHTGLKVSDVEIKHLIAASIVMKGLGSFLFIFGSSIRAYLLLLHKLIATPILYDFYNYDDDRKEYGQLFVKFTQSLALFGAILFFIGINKISSSLYVLPIS; this is encoded by the exons ATGGGCTATTTTAATG GTTTCTCTAATTTTGCTGCATCATCCATCCGCGCCGCTTCGTCTTTCCCGGACACCATCTACGCATCGAGATTCAAAGAAGA ACTTCTCTTCGTTTTCCGTCTTCATTCTCTCAGATTGCCAAGA GGGTTCAGTGAATTTGGGGTTGATGGTGGACCAGCGGCTAAGACCCTGAAACCGAAGTTCAACATCTTCTTGAAGCATGCAACTGATCACACTGGTTTGAAAGTGTCAGATGTTGAA ATCAAACATTTAATTGCAGCTTCAATTGTTATGAAGGGATTGGGAAGCTTTCTTTTCATATTTGGGAGTTCAATTAGAGCCTATTTGCTG CTTCTTCACAAATTGATAGCCACTCCAATCTTGTACGACTTCTACAACTACGATGATGACAGAAAAGAATATGGTCAACTTTTTGTTAAGTTTACACAG agtCTGGCATTGTTTGGGGCAATACTGTTCTTCATTggtattaataaaatatcttcaTCACTCTATGTTCTTCCCATTTCGTGA